The following coding sequences lie in one Haladaptatus sp. DJG-WS-42 genomic window:
- a CDS encoding response regulator: protein MTESKYTILIVDDESDIVELFSMWLSPDYTLRVATDGNDALEILDESIDLVLLDRHMPRLTGDAVLETIRERGLSCRVAMVTAVEPDLDITEMSFDAYLCKPITKSALRSLVETLLARDRYDTEIQELAILMTKRSLLEQQLTHKEIEQSEQYAALVSRIDSMTRP, encoded by the coding sequence ATGACCGAATCCAAATACACGATTCTGATTGTCGATGACGAGAGCGACATCGTCGAGCTGTTCTCGATGTGGTTGTCCCCGGACTATACGCTCCGGGTGGCCACGGACGGGAACGACGCGCTCGAAATCCTCGATGAATCCATCGACCTGGTCTTGCTCGACCGACACATGCCGCGGCTTACGGGTGATGCGGTACTCGAAACAATCCGTGAACGCGGCCTTAGCTGTCGGGTGGCAATGGTGACGGCAGTCGAACCCGACCTCGATATTACCGAGATGTCGTTCGACGCCTACCTCTGTAAACCCATCACCAAATCGGCGCTGCGTAGCTTGGTCGAAACCCTGCTCGCACGCGACCGCTACGACACCGAAATCCAAGAACTCGCGATCCTAATGACCAAACGTAGTCTGCTCGAACAACAGCTTACACACAAAGAAATCGAGCAGAGCGAACAGTACGCCGCGTTAGTCAGCCGAATCGATTCGATGACCCGACCGTAA
- a CDS encoding aldo/keto reductase produces the protein MRELPTVGLGTYLNDDHDQCAKSVETALELGYRHVDTAQEYGNEAAVGEGLAAASVPREDVFLASKVETTNLAYEDVRSTTEQSLDRLGVDTLDLLYVHWPLGAYDPAETLRAFDELYDEGTIRHVGLSNFTPELLEEALDHLDAPLYAHQVEMNPLWQQPELREIAQREGHHFVAYSPLAQGAVFEIPELQEIAAAHDVSEAQVSLAWLREKGAKVIPKATSRAHIADNFAATDLTLTPEEITKIDAVDRAARTVEFDAAPWNQ, from the coding sequence ATGCGCGAGCTTCCGACCGTTGGTCTTGGCACGTACCTGAACGACGACCACGACCAGTGTGCAAAAAGCGTCGAAACCGCTCTGGAACTGGGCTATCGACACGTAGACACCGCCCAAGAGTACGGCAACGAAGCCGCCGTCGGCGAAGGACTTGCAGCGGCCTCCGTCCCCCGCGAGGACGTGTTTCTCGCCTCCAAAGTCGAGACGACGAACCTCGCCTATGAGGACGTGCGTTCGACCACCGAACAGAGCCTCGACCGCCTCGGTGTGGACACCCTTGACCTGCTCTACGTCCACTGGCCACTCGGTGCGTACGACCCAGCAGAGACCCTCCGTGCGTTCGATGAACTCTACGACGAGGGGACGATTCGCCACGTCGGACTGTCGAATTTCACACCGGAGTTACTCGAAGAGGCACTCGACCATCTCGATGCGCCGCTCTATGCCCACCAAGTCGAGATGAATCCCCTGTGGCAGCAACCTGAACTCCGCGAGATTGCACAGCGGGAGGGCCACCACTTCGTCGCCTACTCGCCGCTCGCCCAAGGCGCGGTGTTCGAGATTCCAGAACTGCAAGAAATCGCCGCCGCACACGACGTGAGCGAAGCACAGGTCTCCCTCGCGTGGCTCCGCGAAAAAGGGGCAAAGGTAATTCCGAAAGCGACCAGTCGCGCACACATCGCAGACAATTTCGCCGCGACAGACCTGACGCTCACTCCCGAGGAAATTACGAAAATAGACGCCGTAGACCGCGCAGCGCGCACCGTCGAGTTCGACGCCGCGCCGTGGAATCAGTAG
- a CDS encoding bacterio-opsin activator domain-containing protein, translating into MTEPTSDNTPLGRLTETVQRLTESDSPTALYDRLVAGGERLAGCEQLIVYEFSEEQGVLIPVAGAKGETTAPVEHGDGIVWEAFMEGHVVRSDLANETVIAVPISTHGVVVATLDQNVPAETNEALTVLAHTVAAFRDRQKSDERAQAHEHRVDEQARDLERAATLNAIFGAVGEAIVTASTLSELSEAVCESFEAAKPYVFAWLCRYDDATSTLDVVSQAGIASDYGEQFTSADRTPNLMETLAATVTAENEATVENVLDSAEWRTERKDALTHGFNSVVAIPIGTGEQTTHVLFVHVATAHSVTDTELTAFSNLGQLIGHGFQTVVRAGRQLTDERVEIEVHTADERLLCNRLSAKLNCRMNIEGILSQAEGQTVAFVSFVDIDPDSILETATEMENVVELGLISASDSVCLFEMRFSEPALIEILDAHGAVLKEMGTQHGQSHILIDVHPDVSVREIVDAIKRAYPDTTLAARRDHTTPRQTRHTFYALLEAELTEKQLTALKTAYLGGFYEWPRVTNGEELAATLDISAPTLQYHLRAAERKLVTLALDGKL; encoded by the coding sequence ATGACCGAGCCCACGTCTGATAACACGCCGCTTGGCCGCCTTACGGAGACGGTACAGCGACTCACGGAAAGCGATTCACCGACAGCCCTGTATGACCGGCTCGTCGCGGGTGGTGAGCGTCTTGCTGGCTGTGAGCAACTCATCGTCTACGAGTTTAGCGAAGAGCAAGGCGTGTTAATTCCCGTCGCTGGAGCCAAAGGCGAAACAACGGCTCCGGTCGAACACGGCGACGGCATCGTCTGGGAGGCGTTCATGGAGGGGCACGTGGTTCGGTCTGACCTCGCCAATGAAACGGTCATCGCCGTCCCCATCTCCACGCACGGCGTGGTTGTCGCAACCCTCGACCAAAACGTCCCGGCCGAGACGAACGAGGCGCTCACGGTACTCGCTCACACCGTCGCCGCGTTCCGCGACCGACAAAAAAGCGACGAGCGCGCGCAGGCGCACGAACACCGGGTTGACGAACAGGCACGCGACCTCGAACGTGCGGCGACGCTGAACGCCATCTTCGGTGCGGTTGGCGAAGCAATCGTGACTGCTTCGACGCTCAGCGAACTCAGTGAGGCGGTGTGTGAGAGTTTCGAAGCAGCAAAGCCGTACGTGTTCGCGTGGCTGTGCCGATACGACGATGCCACATCGACACTCGACGTGGTCTCCCAAGCGGGAATTGCGAGCGACTACGGTGAGCAGTTTACGAGCGCAGACCGCACGCCGAATTTGATGGAGACACTCGCGGCGACCGTGACGGCGGAAAACGAAGCCACCGTCGAAAACGTGCTCGATTCGGCCGAGTGGCGCACAGAGCGCAAAGACGCACTCACCCACGGCTTCAACTCGGTGGTCGCGATTCCGATCGGAACTGGCGAGCAGACGACGCACGTGTTGTTCGTCCACGTTGCGACGGCCCACTCGGTCACGGACACCGAACTCACGGCGTTCTCGAATCTCGGCCAACTCATCGGCCACGGCTTCCAAACCGTCGTCCGCGCGGGTCGTCAACTGACCGACGAGCGTGTCGAAATCGAAGTCCACACTGCAGACGAGCGCCTCCTTTGCAATCGTCTCTCGGCGAAGCTCAACTGTCGGATGAACATCGAAGGCATCTTATCGCAAGCAGAAGGGCAGACCGTAGCGTTCGTCTCGTTCGTTGACATCGACCCGGACAGTATCCTCGAAACCGCCACTGAGATGGAGAACGTGGTGGAGTTGGGCTTGATTTCCGCATCAGACAGTGTCTGCCTGTTCGAGATGCGCTTTTCAGAACCCGCGCTGATAGAGATTCTCGACGCACACGGCGCGGTGTTAAAGGAGATGGGAACCCAGCACGGACAGAGCCACATTCTCATTGACGTCCATCCTGACGTGTCAGTGCGCGAGATAGTGGACGCAATCAAACGCGCCTATCCCGACACCACGCTTGCGGCCCGCCGCGACCACACCACGCCGCGACAGACGCGCCACACGTTCTACGCACTCCTCGAAGCAGAGCTGACGGAAAAGCAGCTCACCGCGCTCAAAACAGCGTACCTCGGCGGATTTTACGAGTGGCCACGGGTGACCAACGGCGAGGAACTCGCCGCGACGCTCGACATCTCCGCGCCCACGTTGCAGTACCATCTGCGCGCGGCAGAACGCAAGCTCGTCACGCTCGCACTCGATGGGAAACTCTAG
- the msrB gene encoding peptide-methionine (R)-S-oxide reductase MsrB codes for MSEKSATSEMPKTDDEWRERLSDEEYKVLREQGTEPKYTGEFIDKDDPGTYTCKGCGQKLFTSDTKFTSSGWPSFYDAIEGAVEFERDTSHGMVRTEVHCANCGSHLGHVFDDGPNPTGKRFCINSICLTFEDEA; via the coding sequence ATGAGCGAAAAGTCAGCCACCAGTGAAATGCCGAAAACAGATGACGAGTGGCGCGAACGACTCAGCGACGAGGAGTACAAAGTGCTCCGCGAGCAGGGAACCGAACCGAAGTACACTGGCGAGTTCATCGACAAGGACGACCCGGGAACCTACACCTGCAAGGGCTGTGGCCAGAAACTGTTCACCTCCGACACGAAGTTCACCTCGTCGGGGTGGCCGAGTTTCTACGACGCCATCGAGGGCGCAGTCGAGTTCGAACGCGACACGAGTCACGGCATGGTTCGCACCGAAGTCCACTGTGCGAACTGCGGCAGTCACCTCGGACACGTGTTCGACGACGGCCCGAATCCGACGGGGAAACGCTTCTGCATAAACTCGATTTGCCTCACCTTCGAAGACGAAGCCTGA